GCTGTCCCTCACCGGAGCCAACCTGACGTACGTCGTCATCGCGGCGGTCATCGCCGCGGTGGCCCTCGTCTTCGCCGCCGCCTTGACCAAGGCCGTGCTGGCAGCCGGTAAGGGCACCACCAACATGCAGGAGATCTCCGGGGCGGTGCAGGAGGGCGCCTCCGCGTACCTGCTCCGGCAGTTCAGGACGTTGGCGATCTTCGTCGTCGTCGCCGTCGTGCTCCTCTTCCTGCTGCCGGTGCACGACACCGACGGCAGCGAGGTCGCGGTGAAGATCGGCCGGTCCGCGTTCTTCGTGGTCGGTGCCCTGTTCAGCGCGTTCATCGGCGGTGCCGGCATGTGGCTGGCCACCCGCGCCAACCTCCGGGTCGCCGCGGCGGCCCGCGAGGCCCAGGGCGGGCGCGAGGCCGCCATGAAGATCGCCTTCCGCACCGGCGGTGTGGTCGGCTTCCTCACCGTCGGGCTCGGCCTGCTCGGCGCCGCGCTCGTCGTCATCATCTTCAAGGGCGACGCCCCGACCGTCCTGGAGGGCTTCGGCTTCGGCGCCGCCCTGCTGGCCATGTTCATGCGGGTCGGCGGCGGCATCTTCACCAAGGCCGCCGACGTCGGCGCGGACCTGGTCGGCAAGGTCGAGCAGGGCATCCCCGAGGACGACCCGCGCAACGCCGCCACCATCGCCGACAACGTGGGCGACAACGTCGGCGACTGCGCCGGCATGGCCGCCGACCTCTTCGAGTCGTACGCGGTCACCCTGGTCGCCGCGCTGATCCTCGGCCGCGCCGCCTTCGGCGAGCAGGGCCTGGTGTTCCCGCTGATCGTCTCCGGCATCGGCGTGCTCATCGCGATCATCGGCGTCTTCATCACCCGGTTGCGCGCCTCGGACCGCAACGGCCTGACCGCGATCAACCGGGCCTTCTACATCTCCGCGCTGCTCTCCGCGGTGCTGGTCGCCATCGCCACCTGGCAGTACCTCCCGGCCACCTTCGCCGAGCTGGAGGGCGGTCTCACCGACGTCGACCAGAACCCGCGGACGGTCGCCATCGGCGCGGTCGTGATCGGTATCGTGCTGGCCGCCGCCATCCAGGCGCTGACCGGCTACTTCACCGAGACCAACCGGCGCCCGGTGCAGGACATCGGCAAGAGCTCGCAGACCGGCCCGGCCACCGTCATCCTCGCCGGCATCAGCGTCGGCCTGGAGTCGGCCGTCTACTCGGCGCTGCTCATCGGCGCCGGCGTCTTCGGGGCGTTCCTGCTCGGCGGCAGCTCCATCACGCTCTCGCTCTTCGCGGTCGCGCTGGCCGGCACCGGCCTGCTCACCACCGTCGGCGTGATCGTCGCGATGGACACCTTCGGCCCGATCTCCGACAACGCCCAGGGTGTGGCCGAGATGTCCGGTGACATCGACGAGAACGGCGCCCGGATCCTCACCGAGCTGGACGCCGTCGGCAACACCACCAAGGCGATCACCAAGGGCATCGCGATCGCCACCGCGGTGCTCGCCGCCACCGCGCTGTTCGGGTCGTACACCGACACGCTGCGTACGTCGTACTCCGACGCCGGCGTCGGCGACGTCGGGGCCGAGATCCTCAACGCGCTCAACGTGGCCAACCCGCGCAACCTGGTCGGCCTGATCATCGGCGCGGCGGTGGTCTTCCTCTTCTCCGGGCTGGCCATCAACGCGGTGTCCCGCTCGGCCGGCGCGGTGGTGATGGAGGTCCGCCGGCAGTTCCGCGAGCTGCCCGGGATCATGGACCGCACCCAGCGCCCCGAGTACGGCAAGGTCGTCGACATCTGCACCCGGGACGCGCAGCGCGAGCTGATGACCCCCGGCCTGCTCGCCATCCTCGCCCCGATCGCGGTCGGCTTCGGCCTCGGCCCGGGCGCGCTGGCGTCGTACCTGGCCGGGGCGATCGGGGCCGGCACCCTGATGGCGGTCTTCCTGGCCAACTCCGGTGGCGCCTGGGACAACGCCAAGAAGCTCGTCGAGGACGGCGCGTACGGCGGCAAGGGCTCCGAGTCGCACGCCGCGACGGTCATCGGCGACACCGTCGGCGACCCGTTCAAGGACACCGCCGGGCCGGCGATCAACCCGCTGCTCAAGGTGATGAACCTGGTCTCGCTGCTGATCGCGCCGGCCGTGGTGGCCTGGAGCGTGGGCGACGAGAAGAACACCCCGCTGCGGGTCGGCGTCGCGGTGGTCGCCACCCTGATCGTCGTCGCGGCGGTGGTGTTCAGCAAGCGCAAGGGTGTCGCGATGGACTCGTCCGCCGACGGCGACGACCCCGGCGCGGGCAGCCACGAGCGCGCCGAGGCGGTCAACGCCTGAGTCACGACGGCGGGTCCCCGGTCGGTGTCAGGCCGGCCGGGGACCCGTCCGCCGTCCGCCTGAGCGGTGGCGCATTCACCGCGAGGCCGTACGCTGCAACGCATGCGTACGTGCCGGGCGACAGCCGCCGGAAAGCTCACGGTGGTCCTGGCCACGCTCGTACTGGTCGTCAGCGGCTGCGGTGGCGGGCCCAGCCCGCGCGCCTGGGCCGCCTCGGTCTGCGAGGCGCTCACCCCCTGGCGGGCCGAGATCAGCAAGTTGACCAGCAGCACCAACCAGCAGATGACCGCGCAGACCACCCCGGCGCAGGCCAAGGAGAACCTGGTCCGGCTCTTCGCCGGCGCGGAGGAGGCCAGCGAGACCGCTCGCCGCCGGGTCGCCGACGCGGGCGTCCCGGAGACCGAGCACGGCGAGGAGATCTCCCGGGGCTTCCGGGCCACGCTGGAGAAGGTCCGCGACGCGTACGGCCGGGCCCGGGACACCATCGACGGACTCGGCACCGGCGAGGCCACCGCCTTCTACGACGGGGTCAGGGCCGCGGTCGACACGCTGACCAAGGAGTACGACGCGAGCGCGCTGGACACCAGCAAGCTCAACTCTGAAGAGCTCAAACAGGCCTTCGACGAGGTTCCGGAGTGTCGCTGACCCCTCCCGACATACCACCCCGACCGGTGCGCCAGCTGTCGCTGTTCGGCACCGAGGCGGCGGATCCGTCCGTCGCCGACCTGGCCGGCCTGCTCGCCGGCCCGGGGGAGGTGGTCCGGATGGGGCGTACCGCCCGGCTGTCGATCGTGGTCGACGCCGCCTGGCGGGTGCACGTGCTCGTCGCCGAGTTGCGGCTGCGCGGGCTCGCCGCGAGCTGGGAGGCGACGGAGGACCAGCGGTTCGCCGTCCGCACGTCGTACGCGAGGACCCTGGCCCCGCTGGCCACGGCCTGGCTGGCCGGTCCGGCGGGCAAGCGGCCGCCCGCCGGCTTCCACCTCAACGGGCGGCGGCTGCGGCTCTGGCTGGCTGCCGCCGGCGCCGGTGATCCCGCCGGCTTCCTGTTGGGGCTGGGCGGCGGCGACCAGGAGTGGTGGCCGACGGTGCGGGCGGCGCTGGCCGCCGTGGGACTGCCGACGGCCGTGGTGGAGCCGGACGCCGGCGGGCCGGCGTTCCGGATCGCCAGCCGGCGGCGACTCGCCCGGCTGGCCGAACTCGTCGGGGAGCGACCGTCCACCGCGCCCCCGGAATCCTGGCCGGCGGCCCCGGCCTGACGTCCGCCCCGGCCCGCGGCCCCGCGCGGGCCTGATCAACTCCACGTCGGCGTAATGGCGCGGTGGAAGTGGCCGGGAGGGCGCGCCCGCGCCGCAACGGAGTGGATCAGGACGCCCGGGCTCGCCTCGGGCGTCGGCGGCGGCGGGTCAAGGTGGCGAGCTGTCCGATCAAGGACAGCCAGCCGGCGTCCGGCCCGGTAGGAACGGGCCGGTGGCCCTCGGCCGAGGGTCCGCCATCGTCACAGTGACCCGCCTGGCACCCTACCCACGGTGTACGGTGGCGCCGTCCGGCCCGTGAGGGCCGCGCGGCACCGGTCGCGTACCGCCGTGCGGGGCTGATTGCCGCCCGCGAAACCCGAAAGCCGGGCGGCGCGTTACGTTGGACATCCGGACCGCCGGTGGTCCGGCAGGTGCAACACGGCCCGAATCGGGCATGGAGCAGGAGTGAGGTCGGGGAGAGACGTGCCGAGCAAAGCTGGAACCACCCGTCTGGTCATCGTCGAGTCACCGGCGAAGGCCAAGACGATCTCGGGCTACCTCGGCCCGGGGTACGTCGTGGAGGCCAGCTTCGGTCATGTCCGCGACCTTCCGCGCAACGCCGCCGACGTGCCGGCGAAGTACAAGGGCGAGCCGTGGGCCCGGCTCGGGGTGGACGTCGACAACGGCTTCCACGCCCTCTACGTGGTCTCCGCCGACCGCAAGCAGCAGATCAGCAAGCTGGTGAAGCTGGCCAAGGAGGTCGACGAGATCTTCCTGGCGACGGACGAGGACCGCGAGGGCGAGGCGATCGCCTGGCACCTGGTGGAGACCCTCAAGCCCAAGGTGCCGGTCAAGCGGATGGTCTTCCACGAGATCACCAAGCCGGCGATCCAGGCCGCGGTGGCCAACCCGCGCGAGATCGACCGGGACCTGGTCGACGCCCAGGAGGCCCGGCGCATCCTCGACCGCCTCTACGGCTACGAGGTCTCGCCGGTGCTGTGGAAGAAGGTCATGCCGAAGCTCTCGGCCGGCCGGGTGCAGTCGGTGGCGACCCGCATCGTGGTCGAGCGGGAACGGCAGCGGATGGCCTTCCGCACCGCCGAGTACTGGGACATCCTCGCCACCCTGGCGGTGGCGAACGCCGGCGAGGGTCCGCGCACCTTCAACGCGACCCTGGTCGCGCTGAACGGCGACCGGATCGCCACCGGCAAGGACTTCGAGCCGACCACCGGCCGGGTACGGCCCGGGGCCGGGGTCGTGCACCTCGACGAGAGCGGGGCACGCGGTCTGGCGGCCCGCCTGGCGGGGCGGCAGTTCACCGTCACCCGGGTCGAGGAGAAGCCCTACCGCCGCCGCCCGTACGCGCCGTTCATCACCTCCACCCTCCAGCAGGAGGCGGCCCGCAAGCTGCGGTTCTCGTCGCAGCAGACGATGCGCACCGCGCAGCGCCTCTACGAGAACGGCTACATCACCTACATGCGTACCGACTCGGTGAACCTGTCGGAGACCGCCATCGCGGCGGCCCGCCGACAGATCGTCGAGCTGTACGGCGAGCGCAGCGTGCCGCCGGAGCCGCGCCGCTACACCGGCAAGGTGAAGAACGCGCAGGAGGCGCACGAGGCGATCCGCCCGGCCGGGGACAACTTCCGCACCCCGGGCGAGGTGGCCAAGGAGCTGTCGGCCGAGGAGTTCAAGCTCTACGAGCTGATCTGGCGGCGCACCATCGCCTCCCAGATGACCGACGCGGTCGGCTCCAGCGTCTCGGTGCGCATCCGCGCCGTCTCCTCCGCCCAGGAGGAGGCCGACTTCGGCGCGACCGGCAAGACCATCACCGACCCGGGCTTCCTGCGGGCGTACGTCGAGTCGAGCGACGACGAGAACGCCGAGGCCGAGGACGCCGAGCGCCGGCTGCCGAACCTGGCGAAGGACCAGCGGCTGACCGCCGACGAGCTGGCCGCGCAGGGGCACCACACCCAGCCGCCGTCGCGCTACACCGAGGCGTCGCTGGTCAAGGCGCTGGAGGAGCTGGGCATCGGCCGCCCGTCGACGTACGCGTCGATCATGCAGACCATCCAGGACCGCGGGTACGTCGCCAAGCGTGGCCAGGCGATGATCCCGACGTTCCTGGCGTTCGCGGTGATCGGCCTGATGGAGCGGCACTACCCGCGCCTGATCGACTACGACTTCACCGCCAGCATGGAGAACGAGCTGGACGAGATCGCCGGCGGTGACCACGCCGCGGTCGACTTCCTCACCTCCTTCTACTTCGGCAGCGCCAACGGCACCGGCGACCAGGCGATCGCCCACGCCGGCGGGTTGAAGAAGCTGGTCACCGAGAACCTCAGCGACATCGACGCGCGCAGCGTCAACTCCATCCCGCTCTTCACCGACGACGAGGGGCGCGAGGTCGTCGTCCGGGTGGGCCGCTACGGGCCGTACCTGCAGCGCGCGGTGCCCGGCGAGCAGCCGGCCCCGGCGGCGGAGGGCGAGGAGGGCACCGCCCCGGGCGACCGCGCCCCGATCCCGGAGGGCCTGGCTCCGGACGAGCTGACCCCGGAGAAGGTGCACGAGCTGTTCCTCGGTGGCGGGGGCGAGCGCAAGCTCGGTGACGACCCGGCCACCGGGGAGCCGATCCTGCTCAAGTCCGGCCGGTTCGGCCCGTACGTGGCCAGCGGCGAGCGCAAGTCGTCCCTGCTCCGCTCCCAGTCGCCGGACTCGCTCACCCTCGACGAGGCGTTGAAGCTGCTCAGCCTGCCCCGGCTGGTCGGGGTGGCCCCGGACGGCGTCGAGGTGTTCGCCAACAACGGCCGCTACGGCCCGTACGTCAAGCGTGGTGACGAGTTCCGTTCGCTGGACTCGGAAGAGAAGATGTTCACCGTCACGCTGGACGAGGCGCTGGCCCTGCTGGCCGCCCCGAAGACGCGCCAGCGCCGGGCCGCCGCGCCGCCGCTTCGGGAGATGGGCAACGACCCGCTCACCGAGAAGCCGCTGGTCATCAAGGACGGGCGGTTCGGGCCGTACGTCACCGACGGGGAGACCAACGCGTCGCTGCGGCGCGGGCAGACCCCGGAGGAGCTGACCCTCGAAGAGGCGTCGGAGATGCTGGCCGAAAAGCGGGCCAAGGGTCCGGCGCCGAAGAAGAAGGCGGCCAAGAAGGCGGCTCCGGCGAAGAAGACGGCGGCGAAGAAGACCGCCGCCGCCAAGTCCACCGCCGCCCGCAAGACCACCACGGCCAAGGCCACCACGGCGAAGAAGGCCCCGGCCAAGAAGGCCGCCCCCAAGAAGGCGACCGCCACCCCGGAGTGAGCCCGCCCGACGGGGTCCCGGCCGACATCGCCGGGACCCCGTCGGGACGTCCCCGGCTCAGCCGAGGATGTGGTCGAGGTGGGCGTTGGTGAGCAGGCGGTGCGGGTCCAGGCGGTTGCGCAGCGCCTGGAAGTCGGCGAACCTCGGGTACGCGGTGGCCAGCGAGGCGGCGTCGCGCCAGTGCATCTTGCCCCAGTGGGGCCGGCCGCCCAGTTCCGTCGTCACCTCTTCGAACGCCCGGAAGTACGGCTCGTACGGCATCCCGACGTACTGGTGGACGGCGATGTACGCCGAGTCCCGGCCGTAGCCGTGCGACAGCCAGATGTCGTCGGCGGCGGTGAAGCGCACCTCGACCGGGAAGAGCACCTTGAACGGCAGCCGGTCGACGATCCGGCGCAGCGCGGAGAG
This genomic interval from Micromonospora coxensis contains the following:
- a CDS encoding sodium-translocating pyrophosphatase, with the protein product MSGTLAAEGGALSLTGANLTYVVIAAVIAAVALVFAAALTKAVLAAGKGTTNMQEISGAVQEGASAYLLRQFRTLAIFVVVAVVLLFLLPVHDTDGSEVAVKIGRSAFFVVGALFSAFIGGAGMWLATRANLRVAAAAREAQGGREAAMKIAFRTGGVVGFLTVGLGLLGAALVVIIFKGDAPTVLEGFGFGAALLAMFMRVGGGIFTKAADVGADLVGKVEQGIPEDDPRNAATIADNVGDNVGDCAGMAADLFESYAVTLVAALILGRAAFGEQGLVFPLIVSGIGVLIAIIGVFITRLRASDRNGLTAINRAFYISALLSAVLVAIATWQYLPATFAELEGGLTDVDQNPRTVAIGAVVIGIVLAAAIQALTGYFTETNRRPVQDIGKSSQTGPATVILAGISVGLESAVYSALLIGAGVFGAFLLGGSSITLSLFAVALAGTGLLTTVGVIVAMDTFGPISDNAQGVAEMSGDIDENGARILTELDAVGNTTKAITKGIAIATAVLAATALFGSYTDTLRTSYSDAGVGDVGAEILNALNVANPRNLVGLIIGAAVVFLFSGLAINAVSRSAGAVVMEVRRQFRELPGIMDRTQRPEYGKVVDICTRDAQRELMTPGLLAILAPIAVGFGLGPGALASYLAGAIGAGTLMAVFLANSGGAWDNAKKLVEDGAYGGKGSESHAATVIGDTVGDPFKDTAGPAINPLLKVMNLVSLLIAPAVVAWSVGDEKNTPLRVGVAVVATLIVVAAVVFSKRKGVAMDSSADGDDPGAGSHERAEAVNA
- the topA gene encoding type I DNA topoisomerase translates to MPSKAGTTRLVIVESPAKAKTISGYLGPGYVVEASFGHVRDLPRNAADVPAKYKGEPWARLGVDVDNGFHALYVVSADRKQQISKLVKLAKEVDEIFLATDEDREGEAIAWHLVETLKPKVPVKRMVFHEITKPAIQAAVANPREIDRDLVDAQEARRILDRLYGYEVSPVLWKKVMPKLSAGRVQSVATRIVVERERQRMAFRTAEYWDILATLAVANAGEGPRTFNATLVALNGDRIATGKDFEPTTGRVRPGAGVVHLDESGARGLAARLAGRQFTVTRVEEKPYRRRPYAPFITSTLQQEAARKLRFSSQQTMRTAQRLYENGYITYMRTDSVNLSETAIAAARRQIVELYGERSVPPEPRRYTGKVKNAQEAHEAIRPAGDNFRTPGEVAKELSAEEFKLYELIWRRTIASQMTDAVGSSVSVRIRAVSSAQEEADFGATGKTITDPGFLRAYVESSDDENAEAEDAERRLPNLAKDQRLTADELAAQGHHTQPPSRYTEASLVKALEELGIGRPSTYASIMQTIQDRGYVAKRGQAMIPTFLAFAVIGLMERHYPRLIDYDFTASMENELDEIAGGDHAAVDFLTSFYFGSANGTGDQAIAHAGGLKKLVTENLSDIDARSVNSIPLFTDDEGREVVVRVGRYGPYLQRAVPGEQPAPAAEGEEGTAPGDRAPIPEGLAPDELTPEKVHELFLGGGGERKLGDDPATGEPILLKSGRFGPYVASGERKSSLLRSQSPDSLTLDEALKLLSLPRLVGVAPDGVEVFANNGRYGPYVKRGDEFRSLDSEEKMFTVTLDEALALLAAPKTRQRRAAAPPLREMGNDPLTEKPLVIKDGRFGPYVTDGETNASLRRGQTPEELTLEEASEMLAEKRAKGPAPKKKAAKKAAPAKKTAAKKTAAAKSTAARKTTTAKATTAKKAPAKKAAPKKATATPE